The Streptomyces sp. A2-16 sequence CCTCGGTCAGTCCGCTCTCGTCCGGCAACGCCTCGCCGTGCCGGACGAGATACAGGTATCGGGTCGCTGCGCCGGTCGTCTCACGCTGCACGGTGGTGGTCTCCTCGACAGGTACATCTGACGTGGTCATGGTCACATTGGCCTGCGATCCCACGGGACGACGGCTCCGGTGATGACGCATGGGCAGAGCTGACCGCGAGGGGTGCCGGGTGGATCGTAGAGTGCCCGGATGAGCATCATCGGGGTCGGTATCGACGTCGCCGAGATCGAGCGGTTCGCGGCGTCGCTGGAGCGTACGCCGGGGATGGCCCGGCGGCTGTTCCTGGACAGCGAGTTGATGCTGCCCAGTGGGGAACGGCGGGGGATCGCCTCGCTCGCCGCCCGGTTCGCCGCGAAGGAGGCCCTGGCCAAGGCACTCGGGGCGCCGGCCGGACTGCACTGGACCGATGCCGAGGTCTACGTCGAGGACACCGGGCAGCCCCGGCTGCGGGTGACCGGGACCGTCGCCGCGCGGGCCGCCGCGCTCGGGGTGCGGTCGTGGCATGTGTCGCTCAGCCATGACGCCGGGATCGCGTCGGCCGTGGTGATCG is a genomic window containing:
- a CDS encoding holo-ACP synthase, which codes for MSIIGVGIDVAEIERFAASLERTPGMARRLFLDSELMLPSGERRGIASLAARFAAKEALAKALGAPAGLHWTDAEVYVEDTGQPRLRVTGTVAARAAALGVRSWHVSLSHDAGIASAVVIAEG